In Blattabacterium cuenoti, the genomic stretch AATGCAGCTAAAATACCTGATAAAAAATATAAAATTATAAATTTTTTAACTCCTAATAGAGTTTCTATTTGTCCACCAAACATAAATAAAGCTAACATATTAAAAATTATGTGCAAAAAAAGACGTTTAGAGTGAATAAACATATGAGTCAAAATTTGATATAACTCAAATCGTTCATCTAAAGGATGATATAAAGAAAAAATACTCTCTATTTTATATTGTGAAAAAACAAAAACAGCTGTATACGCAAGTATATTAATACTAATTAAATGTTTGACAGCATCTGAATTAAAATTGGTATAAAAATTCACTTCTTAAAAAAGATTTTTATTTAATATAAAGAATATAGGATCACCTGAATATGTTGAATTTGGATTTCGACAAGAAAACAAATCTTTAATGATACGTTCCATTTTTTCAGTATGTAACTGTGTTCCGTATTTTATAGATGCAGATTGAGATATAATTTGAATTAGTTTTTCTTTATTATTTTTTTCCCCTTTAATAAAATTATGTTTTATAATATTTTTAATAATTTCAACTAACATATTTTTTTGTATATTTTCAGGTAAAGAATATAAATAAGCTGATTGATTACAAATATATAAATGAAATCCAAAATTTATCAAATCATTTTTGATATTATTTAAAGAAAAAAATTCCATTTTCAAAAGTTTTATTTGTATAGGAAAAATAAATTGTTGGCTGATAATAAATTTTTTTCTTAAAAAGAATTCAAATAATATATTTTGATGTGCTCTGTGTTGATCTACTAATATCATATACTCATTATTGAATACGAAAACTATATATTTTTTATTAATCTGTAAAGTTTTTATTTTTTTTTTATGATTAACGTAATGAGATAACTGATTTTTTAAATTATTATTAGATGAATCAAAATCAGACTTCTTGAGTTGATAAAACAAGTTTTCTAATTGAATAATTTTTTCTTTATCAGAAAGTTTATAAAAAAAATTATCAAATAAATAGTTTTTTTCGAGTGATTGACAAGATAAAAAAATATTAGAATTTTTTAACTCTTTTTTTTTTACTTTATACTGAAAAAATAGAATATTTTTAATTTCTTGTTGAATCATTTCTCCAATATTTTCTTCTTCTTCTAATTTTACTTCTTTTTTTGTTGGATGAATATTCCAATTTACTAAACGAGTATTTATAAAAATAAAAATAAAATAAGAAGCTGTTTTGAAATCTTTCAAAAAACCATCATAAGCATGAACTATTTTTTTATGTAAAAATAAATGAGTAACACAACGTTGATTGACTAATAAAAATTGATCTCCTTTTTTTATAGAAATATCTGGAACACTAACATATCCTTCTATTATAATTTTATTTTTATTTATAAAAATAGGAACTAAATTTTTAGTTTGAAAGAGTTCTTTAATTCTTCCTATCAAAGAAGATTTTTTAAAATAAAAAATAATTTTATCATTGTGATAAAAACGATATGTAATATCTCTGTGAGCTAAAACAATTTTATAGAATTCATAAATAATATGTTGAAATTCTATTCTGGAAGATTTCAAAAATTGTCTTCTAGCAGGAATTTTATAAAAAATATTTTTTACTGAAACTCTTGTCCCTCTCAGTATATTTGTAGGAATTTGTTTTTTTATTTTTCCTTCTTCTATAAAAAGATGAATTCCTAGCAAATCTTCTCTATTTTTAGTTTGAATTTCTAATTGAGAAACAAGTG encodes the following:
- the mutL gene encoding DNA mismatch repair endonuclease MutL, producing MKNIIQFLPEKVIQQIAAGEVIQRPSSVLKELLENAIDANAKIIDVFIKDSGKTLIQLVDDGIGMSIDDAKMSIQKHATSKIKKTDDIFKIKTKGFRGEALAAIALVSQLEIQTKNREDLLGIHLFIEEGKIKKQIPTNILRGTRVSVKNIFYKIPARRQFLKSSRIEFQHIIYEFYKIVLAHRDITYRFYHNDKIIFYFKKSSLIGRIKELFQTKNLVPIFINKNKIIIEGYVSVPDISIKKGDQFLLVNQRCVTHLFLHKKIVHAYDGFLKDFKTASYFIFIFINTRLVNWNIHPTKKEVKLEEEENIGEMIQQEIKNILFFQYKVKKKELKNSNIFLSCQSLEKNYLFDNFFYKLSDKEKIIQLENLFYQLKKSDFDSSNNNLKNQLSHYVNHKKKIKTLQINKKYIVFVFNNEYMILVDQHRAHQNILFEFFLRKKFIISQQFIFPIQIKLLKMEFFSLNNIKNDLINFGFHLYICNQSAYLYSLPENIQKNMLVEIIKNIIKHNFIKGEKNNKEKLIQIISQSASIKYGTQLHTEKMERIIKDLFSCRNPNSTYSGDPIFFILNKNLF